One segment of Primulina tabacum isolate GXHZ01 chromosome 6, ASM2559414v2, whole genome shotgun sequence DNA contains the following:
- the LOC142549765 gene encoding uncharacterized protein LOC142549765 isoform X2, giving the protein MLQRQIMLKQLQELQRRGQLQELGDARDQNYINPLSPLKQASGGQFPPAANETPVLDSSQMFMVGNMRMMQHGDSGVFPRSPNGSVLSQSQNLGVGHVGMSQPQLDMYLYGTPATNCDKNLNNCPYLQGPTTNLLSKNSSISLGMSALQSSTFGNVFMSQQCDLSSDQINAPNGSLLPNQIFQRNLFQQIPVQSINRGNLAGSYPEKGNTKPSNALTLETEERCEDASWHGLSARKNSNLGQSSLDPLEQKILYNADDHSWESSFSRNSNIGTGGCTVENTSYMDALSSTQNGSWSALMQSAVAETSSSDTGLQEEWSGLSFQNPGPSVDNQPTNFFDCDKQHNNWVDGNSPNVVSPSFKQENLTRNSDRTCIYPGFQQSDHQHLRQQEEFHSEFSHTSNQISSTYTSQLADYSSQLKHMTGVSYLIQTSLPSSNIWPGQRKEHMTSDENQSHVLLQNNDNQANNDFSGQDLRGTSWLDGSASYHVSCGVQKPFDDANQLNVPRYSTESEKLVPGHDVEPISAFLSSPGFYSQGAAAQSENMLGLLNKDDISDDQTPGVHWNSKVSIPNELPLTETSTAPFFIPCNMAPVSQDFDLGLCPTVPWTPQPCSFFPSLSAGTSTATSSSVRTAKDIVKNQNPTPPLQSNMATNFPTVSAADAQEYSHGKISRSDDPEFPLLDKLPVPQSVMTSTPKSLYYSRLFQSLDSVTSSRENGSEVLNDQPNQSSFKHENNKQESLPCLGKSKDYEQQLEKRSSLHQSLTEINNSTTSGSAGKQEILRKQYLEADAASGPVVTHTHQQTCNQASYVDKQTLAVPARDMRALGLDQNSSLLHPMHPPINADTDNGLSLPLKYDNSYYQQAIVDARELFFSGHKSGVEDVVKGDLNFVPQLGASFTGDNKGCNLSPEVQGHLLGKASSSTYWQNIQQMEAIGQNGTQRRSIGSNEASCVTYGSQISLQMAPTWFKHYGTFKNEQRLQVCDPNTAFNVGKPLTGMTLGNLQKSSLMMPANSANPSQGTCVWPSTDINLIEGKQLSSPIVLPSDVIHQNLLFSMPKKRKIVAFDMVSWHKEVNHEQSNLQDTSTAELEWAQASNRRLQEVKNDVEIVEDAFPFVPAKRRLIFTTELMQKVFKPAPAAILCADACSNYDCVVYSAARLALGDVCSLIGQLSSETNVVSPDKQKTSMKTNGCGFMKVVESLIYRVNKLDGDLSRLHKTSLFADIKVENQELEKISIINRFAKFHIKTQSSTIDPATSSSKPIVQRTNIQRYVMALPMPRTVPEGIDCLSL; this is encoded by the exons ATGTTGCAGCGGCAAATTATGTTGAAGCAGCTGCAGGAACTGCAGAGGAGGGGACAGCTTCAGGAGTTGGGTGATGCTAGAGACCAGAATTATATAAATCCGCTGTCACCGTTAAAACAAGCTTCAGGTGGTCAGTTTCCACCCGCTGCCAATGAGACACCTGTTCTTGATTCATCACAAATGTTTATGGTTGGTAACATGAGAATGATGCAACATGGTGATTCTGGTGTTTTTCCAAGATCGCCTAATGGATCGGTTCTTTCGCAAAGTCAAAATCTTGGTGTTGGCCATGTGGGCATGTCTCAGCCACAGTTGGACATGTATTTATATGGAACTCCTGCTACAAATTGtgacaaaaatttaaataactgTCCTTACCTCCAAGGTCCAACAACCAATCTGTTGTCCAAGAACAGTAGTATCTCATTAGGAATGTCTGCCTTGCAATCGTCAACCTTCGGCAATGTATTTATGAGTCAACAGTGTGATTTATCCTCTGATCAGATTAATGCGCCTAATGGGTCATTACTGCCCAATCAAATTTTCCAAAGGAATTTGTTTCAGCAAATTCCTGTTCAAAGTATAAACAGGGGAAATTTAGCTGGTAGCTATCCCGAAAAAGGAAATACAAAACCAAGCAATGCATTGACTCTGGAAACTGAGGAGAGGTGTGAAGATGCCAGCTGGCATGGACTTTCTGCCAGAAAAAATTCAAATCTTGGTCAGTCTTCTTTAGATCCTCTGGAACAGAAGATCTTGTACAATGCTGATGACCACAGCTGGGAATCTTCATTTAGCAGAAACAGCAATATAGGCACCGGAGGCTGCACTGTGGAGAACACTTCTTATATGGATGCATTGTCTTCTACTCAAAATGGTAGCTGGAGTGCTCTGATGCAGTCTGCTGTGGCTGAAACTTCTAGCAGTGATACCGGCTTGCAAGAAGAGTGGAGTGGATTGAGTTTCCAGAATCCTGGACCTTCAGTTGATAATCAACCCACAAATTTCTTTGATTGTGACAAGCAGCATAATAATTGGGTTGATGGAAACTCACCAAATGTCGTCTCTCCAAGTTTTAAACAGGAAAACCTGACTCGGAATTCCGATAGGACTTGCATTTACCCTGGTTTTCAGCAGTCAGATCACCAGCATCTCAGACAGCAAGAGGAATTTCACTCCGAGTTTTCGCATACTTCCAATCAGATCTCTTCTACATATACAAGCCAGTTGGCTGATTATAGCTCTCAGCTGAAGCATATGACTGGTGTGAGTTATCTGATCCAAACATCTTTACCTTCGTCAAATATTTGGCCTGGTCAGCGTAAGGAGCACATGACAAGTGATGAAAATCAGTCTCACGTTCTGTTGCAAAATAATGACAACCAGGCCAACAACGATTTCTCAG GTCAGGATTTGAGAGGCACTTCATGGCTTGATGGGAGTGCATCATATCACGTGTCTTGCGGTGTTCAAAAGCCATTTGATGAC GCAAACCAGCTCAATGTTCCCAGGTATTCAACAGAATCAGAGAAGTTGGTTCCTGGACATGATGTTGAGCCCATATCAGCTTTCCTAAGTTCTCCGGGTTTTTACAGTCAGGGTGCGGCTGCTCAGAG TGAAAATATGCTCGGCCTACTTAATAAGGATGACATATCAGATGATCAGACACCTGGAGTACATTGGAACTCGAAAGTCTCAATTCCCAATGAATTGCCATTAACTGAAACTTCTACTGCACCTTTTTTTATACCATGCAACATGGCTCCTGTTTCGCAAGACTTTGACTTGGGACTCTGCCCCACAGTTCCCTGGACTCCTCAACCATGCTCATTTTTCCCATCTTTGTCAGCG GGGACCTCGACTGCAACCTCTTCTTCAGTTCGTACTGCGAAGGATATTGtaaaaaatcaaaatccaaCACCACCATTGCAAAGTAACATGGCCACTAATTTTCCTACCGTAAGTGCTGCTGATGCGCAAGAATATTCCCATGGGAAAATTTCTCGTTCTGATGACCCTGAATTCCCTCTGTTGGACAAGCTTCCAGTCCCTCAAAGTGTAATGACGtctactccaaaatcattataCTACTCCCGTTTGTTTCAGTCCCTTGATTCAGTGACTAGCAGTCGAGAGAACGGGTCAGAGGTCCTAAATGATCAGCCCAACCAAAGTTCTTTTAAACATGAAAACAATAAACAAGAATCGTTACCGTGTTTGGGGAAATCTAAAGATTATGAACAGCAGTTGGAAAAACGAAGTTCTCTCCACCAAAGCTTAACTGAGATAAACAACTCAACGACAAGCGGCAGCGCTGGCAAGCAAGAGATTTTGAGAAAGCAGTACTTAGAAGCAGATGCTGCATCTGGTCCAGTGGTGACTCACACACATCAGCAGACCTGTAATCAAGCAAGTTATGTGGACAAACAAACCCTCGCTGTTCCTGCCAGAGATATGAGAGCCCTTGGTTTGGATCAAAATTCCTCCCTGCTGCACCCAATGCATCCTCCAATTAATGCTGACACTGACAATGGTCTGAGTTTGCCACTTAAATATGACAACTCTTATTACCAGCAGGCCATTGTCGATGCAAGGGAGCTTTTTTTTAGTGGGCATAAGTCAGGTGTTGAAGATGTTGTGAAAGGTGACCTGAATTTTGTACCGCAGCTTGGTGCATCTTTTACTGGGGATAATAAGGGATGTAACCTCTCACCAGAGGTTCAAGGACATCTGTTAGGCAAAGCTTCATCATCGACGTACTGGCAAAATATCCAACAGATGGAGGCGATTGGCCAAAATGGTACTCAGAGACGATCCATTGGGAGCAATGAAGCTTCTTGTGTCACATATGGTTCGCAGATTAGTTTGCAAATGGCTCCAACCTGGTTTAAGCATTATGGAACCTTTAAGAACGAACAGAGATTACAAGTCTGTGATCCAAACACAGCATTTAACGTCGGAAAACCACTTACTGGAATGACTCTTGGAAACTTGCAAAAAAGTAGTTTGATGATGCCAGCAAATTCAGCCAACCCTAGTCAAGGAACCTGTGTGTGGCCATCTACAGATATCAACTTGATTGAGGGAAAACAATTATCATCCCCTATTGTGTTGCCGTCAGATGTCATTCATCaaaatttattgttttcaatgcCAAAGAAGCGCAAAATTGTTGCATTCGACATGGTGTCGTGGCATAAAGAAGTAAATCACGAACAGTCAAACCTTCAAGATACTAG CACAGCTGAGTTAGAATGGGCGCAAGCCTCAAATAGAAGACTACAGGAG GTGAAAAATGATGTAGAAATTGTTGAAGATGCATTCCCGTTTGTTCCAGCAAAAAGAAGGCTAATATTCACAACAGAGCTAATGCAAAAGGTCTTTAAACCTGCGCCTGCAGCTATTCTCTGTGCAGATGCCTGTTCAAACTATGATTGTGTCGTATATTCTGCTGCCAGATTAGCATTAGGAGATGTCTGCAGCTTGATTGGTCAATTATCATCAGAGACCAATGTTGT GTCACCCGACAAGCAAAAGACTTCAATGAAAACAAATGGTTGTGGTTTCATGAAAGTGGTGGAAAGTTTAATATATCGAGTGAACAAACTTGATGGTGATTTATCGAG ACTGCACAAAACTTCATTATTTGCGGACATCAAAGTGGAAAACCAAGAATTGGAGAAAATATCTATAATAAACCGTTTTGCAAAGTTCCACATCAAAACTCAGTCAAGCACAATTGATCCAGCTACATCTTCTAGCAAACCAATTGTACAAAGAACAAACATCCAAAGATATGTAATGGCACTTCCAATGCCTAGAACAGTACCAGAAGGCATAGATTGTCTTTCCTTATGA
- the LOC142549765 gene encoding uncharacterized protein LOC142549765 isoform X3, producing the protein MLQRQIMLKQLQELQRRGQLQELGDARDQNYINPLSPLKQASGGQFPPAANETPVLDSSQMFMVGNMRMMQHGDSGVFPRSPNGSVLSQSQNLGVGHVGMSQPQLDMYLYGTPATNCDKNLNNCPYLQGPTTNLLSKNSSISLGMSALQSSTFGNVFMSQQCDLSSDQINAPNGSLLPNQIFQRNLFQQIPVQSINRGNLAGSYPEKGNTKPSNALTLETEERCEDASWHGLSARKNSNLGQSSLDPLEQKILYNADDHSWESSFSRNSNIGTGGCTVENTSYMDALSSTQNGSWSALMQSAVAETSSSDTGLQEEWSGLSFQNPGPSVDNQPTNFFDCDKQHNNWVDGNSPNVVSPSFKQENLTRNSDRTCIYPGFQQSDHQHLRQQEEFHSEFSHTSNQISSTYTSQLADYSSQLKHMTGVSYLIQTSLPSSNIWPGQRKEHMTSDENQSHVLLQNNDNQANNDFSGQDLRGTSWLDGSASYHVSCGVQKPFDDANQLNVPRYSTESEKLVPGHDVEPISAFLSSPGFYSQGAAAQSENMLGLLNKDDISDDQTPGVHWNSKVSIPNELPLTETSTAPFFIPCNMAPVSQDFDLGLCPTVPWTPQPCSFFPSLSAGTSTATSSSVRTAKDIVKNQNPTPPLQSNMATNFPTVSAADAQEYSHGKISRSDDPEFPLLDKLPVPQSVMTSTPKSLYYSRLFQSLDSVTSSRENGSEVLNDQPNQSSFKHENNKQESLPCLGKSKDYEQQLEKRSSLHQSLTEINNSTTSGSAGKQEILRKQYLEADAASGPVVTHTHQQTCNQASYVDKQTLAVPARDMRALGLDQNSSLLHPMHPPINADTDNGLSLPLKYDNSYYQQAIVDARELFFSGHKSGVEDVVKGDLNFVPQLGASFTGDNKGCNLSPEVQGHLLGKASSSTYWQNIQQMEAIGQNGTQRRSIGSNEASCVTYGSQISLQMAPTWFKHYGTFKNEQRLQVCDPNTAFNVGKPLTGMTLGNLQKSSLMMPANSANPSQGTCVWPSTDINLIEGKQLSSPIVLPSDVIHQNLLFSMPKKRKIVAFDMVSWHKEVNHEQSNLQDTSSTAELEWAQASNRRLQEVKNDVEIVEDAFPFVPAKRRLIFTTELMQKISIRRCLQLDWSIIIRDQCCVTRQAKDFNENKWLWFHESGGKFNISSEQT; encoded by the exons ATGTTGCAGCGGCAAATTATGTTGAAGCAGCTGCAGGAACTGCAGAGGAGGGGACAGCTTCAGGAGTTGGGTGATGCTAGAGACCAGAATTATATAAATCCGCTGTCACCGTTAAAACAAGCTTCAGGTGGTCAGTTTCCACCCGCTGCCAATGAGACACCTGTTCTTGATTCATCACAAATGTTTATGGTTGGTAACATGAGAATGATGCAACATGGTGATTCTGGTGTTTTTCCAAGATCGCCTAATGGATCGGTTCTTTCGCAAAGTCAAAATCTTGGTGTTGGCCATGTGGGCATGTCTCAGCCACAGTTGGACATGTATTTATATGGAACTCCTGCTACAAATTGtgacaaaaatttaaataactgTCCTTACCTCCAAGGTCCAACAACCAATCTGTTGTCCAAGAACAGTAGTATCTCATTAGGAATGTCTGCCTTGCAATCGTCAACCTTCGGCAATGTATTTATGAGTCAACAGTGTGATTTATCCTCTGATCAGATTAATGCGCCTAATGGGTCATTACTGCCCAATCAAATTTTCCAAAGGAATTTGTTTCAGCAAATTCCTGTTCAAAGTATAAACAGGGGAAATTTAGCTGGTAGCTATCCCGAAAAAGGAAATACAAAACCAAGCAATGCATTGACTCTGGAAACTGAGGAGAGGTGTGAAGATGCCAGCTGGCATGGACTTTCTGCCAGAAAAAATTCAAATCTTGGTCAGTCTTCTTTAGATCCTCTGGAACAGAAGATCTTGTACAATGCTGATGACCACAGCTGGGAATCTTCATTTAGCAGAAACAGCAATATAGGCACCGGAGGCTGCACTGTGGAGAACACTTCTTATATGGATGCATTGTCTTCTACTCAAAATGGTAGCTGGAGTGCTCTGATGCAGTCTGCTGTGGCTGAAACTTCTAGCAGTGATACCGGCTTGCAAGAAGAGTGGAGTGGATTGAGTTTCCAGAATCCTGGACCTTCAGTTGATAATCAACCCACAAATTTCTTTGATTGTGACAAGCAGCATAATAATTGGGTTGATGGAAACTCACCAAATGTCGTCTCTCCAAGTTTTAAACAGGAAAACCTGACTCGGAATTCCGATAGGACTTGCATTTACCCTGGTTTTCAGCAGTCAGATCACCAGCATCTCAGACAGCAAGAGGAATTTCACTCCGAGTTTTCGCATACTTCCAATCAGATCTCTTCTACATATACAAGCCAGTTGGCTGATTATAGCTCTCAGCTGAAGCATATGACTGGTGTGAGTTATCTGATCCAAACATCTTTACCTTCGTCAAATATTTGGCCTGGTCAGCGTAAGGAGCACATGACAAGTGATGAAAATCAGTCTCACGTTCTGTTGCAAAATAATGACAACCAGGCCAACAACGATTTCTCAG GTCAGGATTTGAGAGGCACTTCATGGCTTGATGGGAGTGCATCATATCACGTGTCTTGCGGTGTTCAAAAGCCATTTGATGAC GCAAACCAGCTCAATGTTCCCAGGTATTCAACAGAATCAGAGAAGTTGGTTCCTGGACATGATGTTGAGCCCATATCAGCTTTCCTAAGTTCTCCGGGTTTTTACAGTCAGGGTGCGGCTGCTCAGAG TGAAAATATGCTCGGCCTACTTAATAAGGATGACATATCAGATGATCAGACACCTGGAGTACATTGGAACTCGAAAGTCTCAATTCCCAATGAATTGCCATTAACTGAAACTTCTACTGCACCTTTTTTTATACCATGCAACATGGCTCCTGTTTCGCAAGACTTTGACTTGGGACTCTGCCCCACAGTTCCCTGGACTCCTCAACCATGCTCATTTTTCCCATCTTTGTCAGCG GGGACCTCGACTGCAACCTCTTCTTCAGTTCGTACTGCGAAGGATATTGtaaaaaatcaaaatccaaCACCACCATTGCAAAGTAACATGGCCACTAATTTTCCTACCGTAAGTGCTGCTGATGCGCAAGAATATTCCCATGGGAAAATTTCTCGTTCTGATGACCCTGAATTCCCTCTGTTGGACAAGCTTCCAGTCCCTCAAAGTGTAATGACGtctactccaaaatcattataCTACTCCCGTTTGTTTCAGTCCCTTGATTCAGTGACTAGCAGTCGAGAGAACGGGTCAGAGGTCCTAAATGATCAGCCCAACCAAAGTTCTTTTAAACATGAAAACAATAAACAAGAATCGTTACCGTGTTTGGGGAAATCTAAAGATTATGAACAGCAGTTGGAAAAACGAAGTTCTCTCCACCAAAGCTTAACTGAGATAAACAACTCAACGACAAGCGGCAGCGCTGGCAAGCAAGAGATTTTGAGAAAGCAGTACTTAGAAGCAGATGCTGCATCTGGTCCAGTGGTGACTCACACACATCAGCAGACCTGTAATCAAGCAAGTTATGTGGACAAACAAACCCTCGCTGTTCCTGCCAGAGATATGAGAGCCCTTGGTTTGGATCAAAATTCCTCCCTGCTGCACCCAATGCATCCTCCAATTAATGCTGACACTGACAATGGTCTGAGTTTGCCACTTAAATATGACAACTCTTATTACCAGCAGGCCATTGTCGATGCAAGGGAGCTTTTTTTTAGTGGGCATAAGTCAGGTGTTGAAGATGTTGTGAAAGGTGACCTGAATTTTGTACCGCAGCTTGGTGCATCTTTTACTGGGGATAATAAGGGATGTAACCTCTCACCAGAGGTTCAAGGACATCTGTTAGGCAAAGCTTCATCATCGACGTACTGGCAAAATATCCAACAGATGGAGGCGATTGGCCAAAATGGTACTCAGAGACGATCCATTGGGAGCAATGAAGCTTCTTGTGTCACATATGGTTCGCAGATTAGTTTGCAAATGGCTCCAACCTGGTTTAAGCATTATGGAACCTTTAAGAACGAACAGAGATTACAAGTCTGTGATCCAAACACAGCATTTAACGTCGGAAAACCACTTACTGGAATGACTCTTGGAAACTTGCAAAAAAGTAGTTTGATGATGCCAGCAAATTCAGCCAACCCTAGTCAAGGAACCTGTGTGTGGCCATCTACAGATATCAACTTGATTGAGGGAAAACAATTATCATCCCCTATTGTGTTGCCGTCAGATGTCATTCATCaaaatttattgttttcaatgcCAAAGAAGCGCAAAATTGTTGCATTCGACATGGTGTCGTGGCATAAAGAAGTAAATCACGAACAGTCAAACCTTCAAGATACTAG CAGCACAGCTGAGTTAGAATGGGCGCAAGCCTCAAATAGAAGACTACAGGAG GTGAAAAATGATGTAGAAATTGTTGAAGATGCATTCCCGTTTGTTCCAGCAAAAAGAAGGCTAATATTCACAACAGAGCTAATGCAAAAG ATTAGCATTAGGAGATGTCTGCAGCTTGATTGGTCAATTATCATCAGAGACCAATGTTGT GTCACCCGACAAGCAAAAGACTTCAATGAAAACAAATGGTTGTGGTTTCATGAAAGTGGTGGAAAGTTTAATATATCGAGTGAACAAACTTGA